ATGCCAGCAATATGCCTTACTGACTTCACACAACACTTTTGTTAAAATTGGGGCAATTTCAATTAGCTCAATCACTATGGCTAGCTCTCACACACCAATGATGCAGCAATATTTGCGCATTAAATCAGACTATCCAGACATGCTTTTATTTTATCGCATGGGTGATTTTTATGAATTATTTTTTGATGATGCCAAACGAGCGTCACAACTTTTGGATTTAACGCTGACTCATAGGGGGCAATCTGCTGACAAACCTATTCCCATGGCTGGTGTTCCCTATCATGCAGTAGAAAACTATTTGGCACGATTATTAAAAAAAGGAGAATCCGTAGCCATCTGTGAACAAATTGGAGATCCAGCTACCAGCAAAGGGCCTGTAGAAAGACAAGTAACAAGAATTATTACTCCTGGCACAGTAACAGATGAGGCATTATTAGATGCCAGAAAAGATAATATTTTGTTGGCCATACATAACCAAAAACAAAAAATTGGTATTGCATGGGTTGATTTAGGTGGTGGTCGTTTTCATTTGCAAGAATTAATAGAAGAGCATCAGTTAAATGCAGAATTAATGCGCCTGCAACCAGCAGAAATCCTCTTCAAAGAATCAACACCCCTTCATTCATTTTGCTCTAACTTTCCTGTTAAACTCAGACCAGGATGGGAGTTTGATGCAAACAACGCACATAAGTTATTATGTGAACAATTTTCAGTGACGGATCTCTCGGCCTTTGGTGAACAAAATTACCCCACTGCCTTGATTGCAGCAGGCGCTTTATTAGCTTATTTAAAAACCACTCAAAAACAGTCATTACCACATCTTACAACACTTACTCTTGAACAATCCGAGGATTACCTGCAACTGGACGCATCCACTCAAAGACATTTGGAGCTTTTTGAAAATATACAAGGTGGTAGTGAACACTGCTTGCTTTCTGTATTAGATAAAACAGCTTGTGCCATGGGAAGCCGTTTACTCAAACGTTGGCTGGGAAAACCATTAAAACAACATGCAATCATTCAAACACGACAACAAGCTATTAAAGAAATTATTTTTCTTCAACAGGACGTTTCACTTCATCAGCTTATTAAGCAATGCGCCGATGTTGAGCGCATTGTATCACGTGTTGCTTTAAAATCAGCACGCCCGCGTGACTTGGCTTCGTTATTGCAAACACTAACACTGCTTCCAGCAATCCATAACGAATTACAAGAAAACAAAGCCTTGTTAATCAATGAAATCAAGAGAGAAATAAGTCCTCTCCCACTGCTACAACAACTGCTTGCAACTGCCATTATAGATAACCCGCCAATGCTAATACGAGATGGAGGAGTCATTGCTCCGGGTTTCGATGAAGAACTGGATGAATTGCGTAATTTAAGCAACAATGCTCATGAAACACTAGAGAGACTTGAACAGGAAGAAAAAAATCGCACAGGATTATCCACTCTAAAACTAGGTTACAATAGTGTGCAAGGGTTTTATATTGAACTTTCAAAAGCACAAGCTGAAAATGTACCTCCTCATTTTCACAGAAAGCAAACTTTAAAAAATGTGGAACGTTATATTACTCCCGAACTAAAGTTGTTCGAAAACAAGGTGCTTTCAGCTCAATCCAAAGCATTGGCCCGTGAAAAATGGTTATATGACCAT
Above is a genomic segment from Legionella pneumophila subsp. pascullei containing:
- the mutS gene encoding DNA mismatch repair protein MutS, translating into MASSHTPMMQQYLRIKSDYPDMLLFYRMGDFYELFFDDAKRASQLLDLTLTHRGQSADKPIPMAGVPYHAVENYLARLLKKGESVAICEQIGDPATSKGPVERQVTRIITPGTVTDEALLDARKDNILLAIHNQKQKIGIAWVDLGGGRFHLQELIEEHQLNAELMRLQPAEILFKESTPLHSFCSNFPVKLRPGWEFDANNAHKLLCEQFSVTDLSAFGEQNYPTALIAAGALLAYLKTTQKQSLPHLTTLTLEQSEDYLQLDASTQRHLELFENIQGGSEHCLLSVLDKTACAMGSRLLKRWLGKPLKQHAIIQTRQQAIKEIIFLQQDVSLHQLIKQCADVERIVSRVALKSARPRDLASLLQTLTLLPAIHNELQENKALLINEIKREISPLPLLQQLLATAIIDNPPMLIRDGGVIAPGFDEELDELRNLSNNAHETLERLEQEEKNRTGLSTLKLGYNSVQGFYIELSKAQAENVPPHFHRKQTLKNVERYITPELKLFENKVLSAQSKALAREKWLYDHLLEEIQQYIPQLSDLAKSLAQLDVLVTLAERAQSLNWNCPNLVPESGIMIQAGRHPVIEPLLQERFIANDLELKPNQNMLLITGPNMGGKSTYMRQTALIVLLAHVGSFVPADEVTLGPLDRIFTRIGASDDLSSGRSTFMVEMTETAQILRQATDQSLVLIDEIGRGTSTYDGMALAYASCAFLASIIKAYTLFSTHYLELTELPTQFSCIRNVHLQASINTGQIVFLYRVEEGCANRSYGLEVAELAGIPKEVLKLAHEHLNQIQDTQSVQVQAQITKPPASPILTELKKIDPDRLTAKEALDLIYKLKHLECVEGIN